A genomic segment from Streptomyces sp. NBC_00459 encodes:
- the cmlS gene encoding chloramphenicol-biosynthetic FADH2-dependent halogenase CmlS encodes MKRAKVSIIGAGPAGCVAALTLQKLGHDVEVFERDHFPRYRIGESFLPGTLSILNRLGLQEKIDAAGFVKKPSATFLWGQDQAPWTFSFSTPKTSPWVFDHAIQVKREEFDQLLVDEVRERGIPVHEGTPVTDVDISASDSVTLTVRQDDAPRTVTSDFVIDAGGANSPLARQLKIRRYDEFYKNFAIWSYFKRPDPFEGDLKGTTYSITFEDGWVWMIPLKGDLYSVGLVVDRSKAAEVKELGPDRFYRETLAKAKRAMDILDGAEMTDEVRIVHDWSYESELFSRDRFFLCGDAACFTDPLFSQGVHLASQSGVSAAAAIDRITQHEDERDDVHAWYNRTYRETYEQYHEFLASFYTFASFTEPESEFWVKRRISEADDDRLSRKSWFDRLVRIDQASDDWSVADFRDRASTMIAIGRHQRQELSDEFTDDELNVARVRWIGQLTKQLNRIKRLQWNGAEVRLNSYYKVESTSFRLEPKQVLANESGLDMIKWPLEESHREVFENLLKETVPYKDVIRQLGDLGRQELSSQIIIRLMEAGLLSGFDKNDEPVFIQDRLRFDGVGVEYEV; translated from the coding sequence GTGAAGCGAGCGAAGGTTTCCATCATCGGCGCGGGCCCCGCCGGCTGCGTGGCCGCCCTGACCCTGCAGAAGCTCGGCCACGACGTCGAGGTCTTCGAGCGCGACCACTTCCCCCGCTACCGCATCGGCGAATCCTTTCTTCCCGGGACGCTGTCCATCCTCAACCGGCTCGGTCTCCAGGAGAAGATCGACGCGGCCGGCTTTGTGAAGAAGCCGTCGGCCACCTTCCTGTGGGGACAGGACCAGGCGCCGTGGACGTTCTCGTTCAGCACTCCCAAGACCTCCCCGTGGGTCTTCGACCACGCCATCCAGGTGAAGCGCGAGGAGTTCGACCAGCTTCTCGTCGACGAGGTCCGCGAGCGCGGCATACCCGTGCACGAGGGCACCCCGGTCACCGACGTGGACATCTCCGCCAGCGACTCGGTCACGCTCACCGTGCGCCAGGACGACGCGCCGCGGACGGTGACCAGCGACTTCGTCATCGACGCCGGTGGCGCGAACAGCCCGCTGGCCCGCCAGCTCAAGATCCGGCGCTACGACGAGTTCTACAAGAACTTCGCGATCTGGTCGTACTTCAAGCGCCCCGACCCGTTCGAGGGCGACCTGAAGGGCACCACGTACTCGATCACCTTCGAGGACGGCTGGGTGTGGATGATCCCGCTCAAGGGCGATCTGTACAGCGTCGGCCTGGTCGTCGACCGCTCCAAGGCGGCCGAGGTGAAGGAACTGGGCCCGGACCGCTTCTACCGCGAGACCCTGGCCAAGGCGAAGCGGGCCATGGACATCCTGGACGGCGCCGAGATGACCGACGAGGTCCGCATCGTCCACGACTGGTCCTACGAGTCCGAGCTGTTCTCCCGGGACCGCTTCTTCCTCTGCGGTGACGCGGCCTGCTTCACCGACCCGCTGTTCTCCCAGGGTGTCCATCTCGCCAGCCAGTCCGGCGTCTCGGCCGCTGCCGCGATCGACCGGATCACGCAGCACGAGGACGAACGCGACGACGTACACGCCTGGTACAACCGCACGTACCGCGAAACCTACGAGCAGTACCACGAGTTCCTCGCCTCGTTCTACACCTTCGCCTCCTTCACCGAGCCGGAGTCCGAGTTCTGGGTCAAGCGCCGGATCAGCGAGGCCGACGACGACCGGCTCAGCCGCAAGTCCTGGTTCGACCGGCTGGTGCGGATCGATCAGGCGAGCGACGACTGGTCGGTCGCCGACTTCCGGGACCGTGCCTCCACGATGATCGCCATCGGCCGCCACCAGCGCCAGGAGTTGAGCGACGAGTTCACCGACGACGAGCTCAACGTCGCCAGGGTGCGCTGGATCGGCCAGCTCACCAAGCAGCTCAACCGCATCAAACGGCTGCAGTGGAACGGCGCCGAGGTCCGCCTGAACTCCTACTACAAGGTGGAGTCGACCAGCTTCCGCCTCGAACCCAAGCAGGTGCTCGCCAACGAGAGCGGCCTCGACATGATCAAGTGGCCGCTGGAGGAGTCCCACCGCGAGGTCTTCGAGAACCTGCTGAAGGAGACCGTTCCCTACAAGGACGTCATCCGCCAGCTCGGTGACCTCGGCAGGCAGGAACTCAGCTCGCAGATCATCATCCGCCTGATGGAGGCGGGACTGCTCTCCGGGTTCGACAAGAACGACGAACCCGTGTTCATCCAGGACCGTCTGCGCTTCGACGGCGTGGGCGTCGAGTACGAGGTGTGA
- a CDS encoding ANL family adenylate-forming protein, translated as MRRELIGKLEQFGDRTAVLDRGTRHSYGELVAEIRRVRERLDEHGVRSHDVVVLNADFSFRSIAVLLALYLNRNIVVPVVTFTESTLATVTESCRPRHLIRVGAAGEDAKDVVVEPMTGSEDGGGDAYRPLIESGAAGLVLLSSGSTGAPKAILHNLDSLVEEKVGTGTRVGAKPPHILMFLLFDHIGGVNSLLGVLRVGGAAVVPGRRTPDEICALIETHGIRLLPTSPTFLNLILIGGYQEKFDLSSLRLITYGTEPMPEELLRRVHEAFPRARLLQTFGTSETGISTTTSESSSSTYFKISDENVRYRIVEGELQLKSRTQFMGYLNYPSDSLTEDGWFRTGDLVEENADGYLKVKGRAKEIINVGGEKVLPLELESILLGSPLIDDCVVYGRPNSITGQSVCVDLKPSGPLSRAEARKHVRDFLDGKVEQFKIPTKVQVVDELAVSERFKKRRILP; from the coding sequence ATGCGCCGTGAACTCATCGGCAAACTGGAGCAGTTCGGGGACCGCACGGCCGTCCTCGACCGCGGCACCCGACACTCGTACGGCGAACTGGTCGCAGAGATCCGGCGGGTGCGGGAGCGGCTCGACGAGCACGGCGTGCGGTCGCACGACGTCGTCGTCCTCAACGCCGACTTCTCGTTCCGGTCGATCGCCGTGCTGCTCGCGCTCTATCTGAACCGGAACATCGTGGTGCCCGTGGTGACTTTCACGGAGAGCACGCTCGCCACGGTCACCGAGTCGTGCCGGCCCCGTCACCTCATACGGGTCGGAGCGGCCGGGGAGGACGCGAAGGACGTCGTCGTCGAGCCCATGACCGGGTCCGAGGACGGCGGCGGCGACGCCTACCGCCCGCTGATCGAGTCCGGGGCGGCCGGGCTGGTGCTGCTGAGCAGCGGCAGCACCGGAGCGCCGAAGGCGATCCTGCACAACCTCGACTCCCTCGTCGAGGAGAAGGTCGGCACGGGCACCCGGGTCGGGGCGAAGCCGCCGCACATCCTCATGTTCCTGCTCTTCGACCACATCGGCGGTGTCAACTCGCTGCTCGGGGTCCTCAGGGTCGGGGGCGCGGCGGTCGTACCCGGCCGTCGCACACCCGACGAGATCTGCGCGCTGATCGAGACGCACGGCATCCGGCTGCTGCCCACCAGTCCCACCTTTCTCAACCTCATCCTCATCGGCGGCTACCAGGAGAAGTTCGACCTCTCCAGCCTGCGGCTGATCACCTACGGCACCGAGCCCATGCCCGAGGAACTGCTGCGGCGCGTGCACGAGGCCTTCCCGCGCGCCCGGCTGCTGCAGACGTTCGGCACCAGCGAGACCGGTATCTCGACGACCACCAGTGAGTCGTCGAGCAGTACCTACTTCAAGATCTCCGACGAGAACGTGCGATACCGCATCGTCGAGGGCGAGTTGCAGCTCAAGAGCAGGACGCAGTTCATGGGGTATCTCAACTACCCCAGTGACTCGCTCACCGAGGACGGCTGGTTCCGCACCGGCGACCTCGTCGAGGAGAACGCGGACGGATACCTCAAGGTCAAGGGCCGCGCCAAGGAGATCATCAACGTGGGCGGCGAGAAGGTTCTCCCGCTGGAGCTGGAGTCGATCCTCCTGGGCAGCCCCCTCATCGACGACTGCGTGGTCTACGGCAGGCCCAACTCCATCACGGGCCAGTCCGTCTGCGTCGATCTGAAGCCGAGCGGACCGCTGAGCCGCGCAGAGGCGCGCAAACACGTGCGGGACTTCCTCGACGGCAAGGTGGAGCAGTTCAAGATCCCCACCAAGGTGCAGGTCGTCGATGAACTCGCCGTCTCCGAACGGTTCAAGAAGAGGAGGATCCTGCCGTGA
- a CDS encoding SDR family NAD(P)-dependent oxidoreductase produces MTGTRTGVGRALAEHFLAQGHTVVGCSRKPTTIDHPDYRHHEVDLTDTRALKSMFRETRREFGRLDALVNNAGTSNMNHFMMTPESVARDVFDLNFFAVLNCCREAAKLLQKSPEASTAILNVSTVAVPWALDGQLVYSASKSAVEQLTRVMSKELAGFGIRVNGIGLPPVRTVLTRTLPEGMVDSLVARQAIKRMCTMADIVGPVEFLISQRSGFVTGETLFLGGVN; encoded by the coding sequence GTGACCGGTACGCGAACCGGTGTGGGCAGGGCCCTGGCCGAACACTTCCTCGCCCAGGGGCACACCGTCGTCGGATGCAGCAGAAAGCCGACGACCATCGACCATCCCGACTACCGCCACCACGAGGTGGATCTCACCGACACAAGAGCGCTGAAGTCCATGTTCCGTGAGACACGGCGGGAGTTCGGCAGGCTGGACGCCCTGGTGAACAACGCCGGCACGTCGAACATGAACCACTTCATGATGACGCCGGAGTCGGTCGCCCGGGACGTCTTCGACCTCAACTTCTTCGCGGTGCTCAACTGCTGCCGGGAGGCGGCGAAGCTGCTCCAGAAGAGCCCTGAGGCGTCGACGGCGATTCTCAACGTCTCGACCGTCGCCGTGCCGTGGGCGCTGGACGGGCAGTTGGTCTACTCCGCGAGCAAGAGCGCGGTGGAACAGCTGACGCGGGTGATGAGCAAGGAGCTGGCCGGGTTCGGCATCCGGGTCAACGGCATCGGCCTGCCGCCGGTGCGGACCGTGCTCACCCGCACGCTTCCCGAGGGGATGGTCGACTCCCTCGTCGCCCGGCAGGCGATCAAACGTATGTGCACGATGGCGGACATCGTCGGACCCGTCGAGTTCCTGATCTCGCAGCGGTCGGGGTTCGTGACCGGCGAGACGCTCTTCCTGGGGGGAGTCAACTGA
- a CDS encoding GNAT family N-acetyltransferase, translating into MPVTVRKAVAEDLHKVYPLLRDSTLNSSWIPFESRKRMFQPVWGGDEGYYGYVMEEGDEVVGFLGTLFTERDVRGRRHKFCEIHSWYVKDDYRNESLKLFLPVMSIRKATLLNYTPTQTVYDISKKFGWEDLETKVLQFLPVPTLRSLSGGFRVETRKHMIVQHLDEADRKVFLDHESVECRHYLITRSGSTEYLYVVLKRLRLRRFVPFGRILYASNKSMLLDAVDRLRTYWCLRLGMAFVVIDHDEVADSIEQGRRPSFTRVVKRGVPSQYKSKDLKAEDIRPALRTLPLLIGYRLH; encoded by the coding sequence ATGCCGGTGACGGTGCGAAAAGCGGTGGCGGAGGACCTGCACAAGGTTTATCCCCTGCTCAGGGACTCGACTCTCAATTCTTCATGGATTCCTTTTGAGTCACGGAAGCGCATGTTTCAGCCTGTCTGGGGCGGCGACGAGGGCTACTACGGCTATGTCATGGAAGAGGGTGACGAGGTTGTAGGGTTCCTTGGTACGCTCTTTACCGAGCGGGATGTCCGAGGTCGGCGGCATAAATTCTGCGAGATTCACAGCTGGTATGTGAAGGACGATTACCGGAACGAGAGTCTGAAGCTCTTTCTTCCGGTCATGTCCATCCGGAAGGCGACCCTCCTCAATTACACACCCACACAGACTGTCTACGACATCAGCAAGAAGTTCGGCTGGGAGGACCTGGAGACAAAAGTTCTTCAGTTCCTGCCGGTGCCGACGCTGCGCAGTCTGTCCGGTGGCTTCCGCGTCGAGACGCGCAAGCACATGATCGTCCAGCATCTGGACGAAGCGGACCGCAAGGTCTTTCTCGACCACGAGAGCGTCGAGTGCCGCCACTACCTGATCACCAGAAGTGGGAGCACCGAATACCTGTACGTCGTGCTGAAACGACTGCGTCTGCGCCGGTTCGTCCCGTTCGGCAGGATCCTGTACGCCAGCAACAAGTCCATGCTGCTGGACGCCGTCGACCGGCTGCGGACGTACTGGTGTCTGCGGCTGGGGATGGCGTTCGTCGTCATCGACCACGACGAGGTGGCCGATTCGATCGAGCAGGGGCGCAGGCCGTCGTTCACCCGCGTGGTCAAGCGCGGGGTGCCGTCGCAGTACAAGTCCAAGGACCTGAAGGCCGAGGACATCAGGCCGGCGCTGCGCACCCTGCCCCTGCTGATCGGGTACCGGCTGCACTGA
- a CDS encoding branched-chain amino acid ABC transporter substrate-binding protein, with protein sequence MRQRSLVILTSFITTGALALTACGSRDDNNAGGDDTTTVVIGVDAPLTGANSATGLGIQYGVQIAVDDANKNNLVPGVKFKVKALDDKAVPANGQQNATSLVADKDVLGVVGPLNSGVATSMQQVFAAANLVEISPSNTAPELTQGKNWQTSKARPYKTYFRTATTDALQGGFAADYAYTTLKKRNVYVVDDKQTYGAGLAKLFTAGFKTLGGKVAGTDHVNTGDKDFATLVTKIKNSGADLLYYGGQYDESQILTKQLKDAGANIPLFGGDGMFSDTYITTAGKSAEGDLVTSVGVPVTTLPAAKDFIATYKAKKYPGDYGTYGGYSYDAATAIIKAIGNVVKDGKVPDDARAQVVAEVQKSNFDGVSGKVSFDEFGDTTNKQLTVYQVKDGKWDPVKSGTYNPS encoded by the coding sequence GTGCGACAGCGTTCTCTGGTGATCCTCACCTCCTTCATCACCACTGGAGCACTCGCGCTCACCGCCTGCGGATCGCGCGACGACAACAACGCGGGAGGCGACGACACGACAACCGTCGTGATCGGCGTCGACGCCCCGCTGACCGGCGCGAACTCAGCCACAGGCCTGGGCATCCAGTACGGCGTACAGATCGCCGTCGACGACGCCAACAAGAACAACCTCGTTCCCGGCGTCAAGTTCAAAGTCAAGGCACTGGACGACAAGGCGGTCCCCGCCAACGGCCAGCAGAACGCCACCTCCCTTGTCGCCGACAAGGACGTCCTGGGCGTCGTGGGCCCCCTGAACTCCGGCGTGGCCACCTCCATGCAGCAGGTGTTCGCCGCCGCCAACCTCGTGGAGATCTCCCCCTCCAACACCGCCCCCGAGCTCACCCAGGGCAAGAACTGGCAGACCAGCAAGGCGCGCCCGTACAAGACGTACTTCCGCACCGCCACCACCGACGCCCTCCAGGGCGGCTTCGCCGCCGACTACGCGTACACCACGCTCAAGAAGCGCAACGTGTACGTCGTCGACGACAAGCAGACCTACGGCGCCGGCCTGGCCAAGCTCTTCACCGCCGGCTTCAAGACCCTGGGCGGCAAGGTCGCCGGCACCGACCACGTCAACACCGGCGACAAGGACTTCGCCACCCTCGTCACGAAGATCAAGAACTCCGGCGCCGACCTGCTCTACTACGGCGGGCAGTACGACGAGTCCCAGATCCTCACCAAGCAGCTCAAGGACGCCGGCGCCAACATCCCGCTCTTCGGCGGTGACGGCATGTTCTCCGACACCTACATCACGACCGCCGGCAAGTCCGCCGAGGGCGACCTCGTCACCTCCGTCGGCGTCCCCGTCACCACCCTGCCCGCCGCCAAGGACTTCATCGCCACCTACAAGGCCAAGAAGTACCCCGGCGACTACGGCACCTACGGCGGCTACTCCTACGACGCCGCCACCGCCATCATCAAGGCCATCGGCAACGTCGTGAAGGACGGCAAGGTCCCCGACGACGCCCGCGCCCAGGTCGTCGCCGAGGTCCAGAAGTCCAACTTCGACGGCGTCTCCGGCAAGGTCTCCTTCGACGAGTTCGGCGACACCACCAACAAGCAGCTCACCGTGTACCAGGTCAAGGACGGCAAGTGGGACCCCGTCAAGAGCGGAACCTACAACCCCTCCTGA
- a CDS encoding branched-chain amino acid ABC transporter permease: MNTLPQQLANGLFLGSMYGLIAVGYTMVYGIVQLINFAHGEIFMTGGFGALTVYLTLPAGTSMWVALPLMILGGALVSTLIAVGAERFAYRPLRGAPILAPLITAIGLSLALQQAVFNWFPNAKSARVFPQLPIGPYHLGDIRIQSGDLFLIVIAPLCMAALAFFVRLSRTGRAMQATAQDPDTAQLMGIDTNRMIATAFAIGGLFAGIAGVAFGLKYGSVQYDMGFQAGLHAFTAAVLGGIGNVYGAMLGGVVLGLAEAMATAYVSEIPGMQQLGGQGWASVWAFVLLILVLLLRPQGLLGERVADRA, encoded by the coding sequence GTGAACACGCTGCCGCAGCAGCTGGCCAACGGGCTGTTCCTCGGCTCGATGTACGGGCTGATCGCCGTCGGTTACACGATGGTGTACGGCATCGTCCAGCTCATCAACTTCGCCCACGGCGAGATTTTCATGACCGGCGGTTTCGGCGCACTCACGGTCTACCTGACCCTGCCCGCCGGCACATCCATGTGGGTCGCGCTCCCCCTCATGATCCTCGGCGGCGCGCTCGTCTCCACCCTCATCGCCGTAGGAGCCGAACGGTTCGCCTATCGCCCACTGCGCGGCGCACCCATCCTGGCCCCCCTCATCACCGCCATCGGGCTCTCGCTCGCCCTGCAGCAGGCGGTCTTCAACTGGTTCCCCAACGCCAAGTCCGCCCGCGTCTTCCCCCAGCTGCCGATCGGCCCCTACCACCTCGGTGACATCCGCATCCAGAGCGGCGACCTCTTCCTCATCGTCATCGCCCCCCTCTGTATGGCGGCCCTGGCCTTCTTCGTCCGGCTCTCCCGCACCGGACGCGCCATGCAGGCCACCGCCCAGGACCCCGACACCGCGCAGCTCATGGGCATCGACACCAACCGCATGATCGCGACCGCGTTCGCCATCGGCGGCCTCTTCGCCGGCATCGCAGGCGTCGCCTTCGGCCTCAAATACGGCTCCGTCCAGTACGACATGGGCTTCCAGGCCGGCCTGCACGCCTTCACCGCCGCCGTACTCGGCGGCATCGGAAACGTATACGGCGCCATGCTCGGCGGCGTCGTCCTCGGCCTCGCCGAAGCCATGGCCACCGCCTACGTCTCCGAAATCCCCGGCATGCAGCAACTCGGCGGCCAGGGCTGGGCCTCCGTCTGGGCCTTCGTGCTCCTCATCCTGGTCCTGCTGCTACGGCCACAAGGCCTGCTCGGCGAACGCGTAGCGGACAGGGCGTGA
- a CDS encoding branched-chain amino acid ABC transporter permease produces the protein MTNAPLIPLPRPAARLLLAGGGIATIVSTFLSWTWTSEFPGDLTVYGYPAGLQVLALVAGALTLLFSLTLWDVRGLRWINPAGATSPYLLIALSGFAVCWYTAIAIAVNLGGVVNLDPGAYVAMIASALPVIGALALPRPGDTVKAYLTKPDQPAPKSKLSAWAEHLVITLGVTLALITFTYGIGVDDEESETFIGFFLLVVLATWALIHAGQLDRFSALCAHHKGFATAMAFAAAVIFPFTQNDDHNANLGVNILIFGTVALGLNIVVGLTGLLDLGYVAFLGVGAYAAALVSGSEYSRFSGTQLPFWAAALVGMGASLVFGVLIGAPTLRLRGDYLAIVTIGFGEIFRIAVNNLDGSSGPDITNGPDGIPAIPDLEMFGFNFGSPHEIAGFTLGRFANYFFLMLLVTAIVVLVFTRAADSRIGRSWIAIREDETAAVAMGINGFRVKLIAFALGASLAGLAGTVSAHVTYSVVPTPYQFAGSSPPNSAFLLAAVVLGGMGTVSGPIVGASLLYLIPEKLTFLKEYELLAFGIALILLMRFRPEGLIANRRRQLEFHETGQLDVPDTPSLPDSTIGVTKAGA, from the coding sequence ATGACCAACGCCCCGCTCATCCCGCTGCCCCGACCCGCCGCCCGGCTCCTCCTCGCCGGCGGCGGCATCGCCACCATCGTCAGCACCTTCCTGTCCTGGACCTGGACCTCCGAATTCCCCGGCGACCTCACCGTCTACGGCTACCCCGCCGGACTCCAGGTCCTCGCACTCGTCGCCGGAGCACTCACCCTGCTCTTCTCGCTCACCCTGTGGGACGTACGCGGCCTGCGCTGGATCAACCCCGCCGGCGCCACCTCCCCGTACCTCCTCATCGCACTCTCCGGCTTCGCCGTCTGCTGGTACACCGCCATCGCCATCGCGGTGAACCTCGGCGGAGTCGTCAACCTCGACCCCGGCGCCTACGTGGCCATGATCGCCTCGGCGCTCCCGGTGATCGGCGCCCTGGCCCTGCCCCGCCCCGGCGACACGGTCAAGGCCTACCTCACCAAGCCCGACCAGCCCGCGCCCAAGAGCAAGCTCTCCGCCTGGGCCGAACACCTGGTCATCACCCTCGGCGTCACCCTCGCCCTCATCACCTTCACCTACGGCATCGGCGTCGACGACGAGGAGAGCGAGACCTTCATCGGGTTCTTCCTCCTCGTCGTCCTCGCCACCTGGGCGCTCATCCACGCCGGACAACTCGACCGGTTCTCCGCCCTGTGCGCCCACCACAAGGGCTTCGCCACCGCCATGGCGTTCGCCGCCGCGGTGATCTTCCCGTTCACCCAGAACGACGACCACAACGCCAACCTCGGCGTCAACATCCTCATCTTCGGAACCGTCGCCCTCGGCCTCAACATCGTCGTCGGCCTCACCGGACTCCTCGACCTCGGCTACGTCGCCTTCCTCGGCGTCGGCGCCTACGCCGCGGCCCTCGTCTCCGGCTCCGAGTACTCCCGCTTCTCCGGCACCCAACTCCCCTTCTGGGCCGCCGCCCTCGTCGGCATGGGCGCCTCACTCGTCTTCGGCGTCCTCATCGGCGCCCCCACCCTGCGGCTGCGCGGCGACTACCTCGCCATCGTCACCATCGGCTTCGGTGAGATCTTCCGCATCGCCGTCAACAACCTCGACGGCTCCTCCGGACCCGACATCACCAACGGGCCCGACGGCATCCCGGCCATCCCCGACCTCGAAATGTTCGGGTTCAACTTCGGGAGCCCGCACGAAATCGCGGGATTCACCCTCGGCCGGTTCGCCAACTACTTCTTCCTGATGCTCCTCGTCACCGCGATCGTGGTCCTCGTCTTCACCCGGGCCGCCGACTCCCGCATCGGCCGCTCCTGGATCGCCATCCGCGAGGACGAGACCGCCGCCGTCGCCATGGGCATCAACGGCTTCCGCGTCAAGCTCATCGCGTTCGCACTCGGCGCCTCACTGGCCGGTCTCGCCGGCACCGTCAGCGCCCACGTCACCTACAGCGTCGTACCGACGCCGTACCAGTTCGCCGGCTCCTCACCGCCCAACTCCGCGTTCCTCCTCGCCGCCGTCGTCCTCGGCGGCATGGGAACCGTGAGCGGCCCCATCGTCGGCGCCTCCCTGCTCTACCTCATCCCCGAAAAGCTCACCTTCCTCAAGGAATACGAGCTCCTGGCCTTCGGTATCGCGCTCATCCTCCTCATGCGCTTCCGCCCCGAAGGACTCATCGCCAACCGGCGCCGCCAGCTCGAATTCCACGAAACCGGCCAACTCGACGTGCCCGACACACCGAGCCTGCCCGACAGCACCATCGGCGTCACAAAGGCAGGGGCGTGA
- a CDS encoding ABC transporter ATP-binding protein: MTTATTTPVLQAQGVTMRFGGLTAVRSVDFTVNSGEIVGLIGPNGAGKTTFFNCLTGLYVPTEGTVAYKGTVLPPKPHLVTQAGIARTFQNIRLFANMTVLENVLVGRHTRTKEGLWSALLRGPGFRKAEKASAERSMELLEFIGLAHKHDHLARNLPYGEQRKLEIARALASEPGLLLLDEPTAGMNPQETRATEELVFAIRDMGIAVLVIEHDMRFIFNLCDRVAVLVQGEKLVEGTSEVVQADERVIAAYLGEPFEGAPGEAEAAEVAAAEAAADAESTAGITKGETQ; the protein is encoded by the coding sequence ATGACCACCGCAACCACCACCCCGGTCCTCCAGGCCCAGGGCGTCACCATGCGCTTCGGCGGCCTGACCGCCGTACGCTCCGTCGACTTCACCGTCAACAGCGGCGAGATCGTCGGCCTCATCGGCCCCAACGGCGCCGGCAAGACCACCTTCTTCAACTGCCTCACCGGCCTCTACGTCCCCACCGAGGGCACCGTCGCCTACAAGGGAACGGTCCTCCCGCCCAAACCCCACCTGGTGACGCAGGCGGGCATCGCACGCACCTTCCAGAACATCCGCCTCTTCGCGAACATGACCGTCCTGGAAAACGTGCTCGTCGGCCGCCACACCCGCACCAAGGAAGGCCTCTGGTCCGCCCTCCTGCGCGGCCCCGGCTTCCGCAAGGCCGAAAAGGCCAGCGCCGAACGCTCCATGGAACTCCTCGAGTTCATCGGCCTCGCCCACAAGCACGACCACCTCGCCCGCAACCTGCCCTACGGCGAACAGCGCAAGCTCGAAATCGCCCGGGCACTGGCCAGCGAACCCGGCCTGCTCCTGCTCGACGAACCGACCGCCGGCATGAACCCCCAGGAAACGCGGGCCACCGAAGAGCTCGTCTTCGCGATCCGCGACATGGGCATCGCCGTCCTCGTCATCGAGCACGACATGCGCTTCATCTTCAACCTCTGCGACCGCGTCGCCGTCCTCGTCCAGGGCGAGAAACTCGTCGAAGGCACGTCCGAGGTCGTCCAGGCCGACGAACGCGTCATCGCCGCCTACCTCGGCGAACCCTTCGAAGGCGCCCCCGGAGAAGCAGAGGCCGCGGAGGTGGCAGCCGCCGAGGCCGCCGCCGACGCGGAGAGCACCGCCGGCATCACCAAGGGAGAGACCCAGTGA
- a CDS encoding ABC transporter ATP-binding protein: MTALLEVEDLRVAYGKIEAVKGISFSVEAGQVVTLIGTNGAGKTTTLRTLSGLLKPTSGKILFDGKPLTGVPAHKIVALGLAHSPEGRHIFPRLTIAENLHLGAFLRKDKEGIEKDIKRAYDLFPILGERRKQAAGTLSGGEQQMLAMGRALMSQPKLLMLDEPSMGLSPIMMQKIMATIAELKSTGTTILLVEQNAQAALSLADQGHVMEVGNIVLSGTGQDLIHDESVRKAYLGED; this comes from the coding sequence GTGACCGCACTGCTGGAGGTCGAAGACCTCAGGGTGGCCTACGGCAAGATCGAAGCCGTCAAGGGCATCTCCTTCAGCGTCGAAGCCGGCCAGGTCGTCACCCTGATCGGCACCAACGGCGCCGGCAAGACCACCACCCTGCGCACACTGTCCGGGCTGCTCAAGCCCACCTCGGGCAAGATCCTCTTCGACGGCAAACCCCTCACCGGAGTCCCCGCACACAAGATCGTCGCCCTCGGACTCGCCCACTCCCCCGAGGGCCGGCACATCTTCCCCCGCCTCACCATCGCCGAGAACCTCCATCTCGGCGCCTTCCTCCGCAAGGACAAGGAAGGCATCGAGAAGGACATCAAGCGCGCCTACGACCTCTTCCCCATCCTCGGGGAGCGCAGGAAGCAGGCCGCGGGAACCCTCTCCGGCGGCGAACAGCAGATGCTCGCCATGGGCCGCGCCTTGATGTCCCAGCCCAAACTGCTCATGCTCGACGAGCCCTCCATGGGCCTCTCCCCGATCATGATGCAGAAGATCATGGCGACGATCGCCGAGCTGAAGTCGACGGGCACGACGATCCTGCTGGTCGAGCAGAACGCCCAGGCGGCACTGTCGTTGGCCGACCAGGGTCACGTCATGGAGGTCGGCAACATCGTCCTCTCCGGCACCGGCCAGGACCTCATCCACGACGAGTCCGTACGCAAGGCGTACCTCGGCGAGGACTGA